One Sulfurihydrogenibium sp. DNA segment encodes these proteins:
- a CDS encoding hemerythrin family protein, whose protein sequence is MLIKENEIPRVALNDMNKVHDVEIEIVNKLYDAIVKNEDIAEISKYFDEFLNDVVNHFTFEQGLMEKYNFFAYPIHRAEHDRVLYELKSLEKILKEKGDIKTIKDYLENVFKPWIINHVQTMDTVTAMYLSNFV, encoded by the coding sequence ATGTTAATAAAAGAGAATGAAATTCCAAGAGTTGCATTAAATGATATGAACAAAGTTCATGATGTAGAGATTGAAATAGTAAATAAGCTTTATGATGCAATTGTTAAAAATGAAGATATAGCTGAAATTTCAAAATACTTTGATGAGTTTTTAAATGATGTTGTTAATCATTTTACATTTGAACAAGGATTAATGGAAAAATACAACTTTTTTGCATACCCAATACACAGAGCAGAACATGACAGAGTTTTGTATGAGTTAAAATCCTTAGAAAAGATACTTAAAGAGAAAGGAGATATAAAAACAATAAAAGATTATCTTGAAAATGTTTTTAAACCATGGATTATAAATCATGTCCAAACAATGGACACTGTAACTGCAATGTATTTATCAAATTTTGTTTAA